A single window of Candoia aspera isolate rCanAsp1 chromosome 3, rCanAsp1.hap2, whole genome shotgun sequence DNA harbors:
- the CDH26 gene encoding cadherin-like protein 26, giving the protein MRISPKPHSQWEMEVPVLRISRQTLVYHKRLISFHKAAAKMNRPLWKKKEVLVKLKKDPNTQEVLAIHNFHYSLGNDVSQNKDHPKRSKQDWDPFSSLHPLRRTKRRWVITTLELEEEDHGPFPKLIGELFNNISQDASMKYSIQGPGVDEYPEVGLFSIKDDASGHVYVHRSIDREKTSSFTIRFDVHDRTTGAILDNSLFFNVQIEDINDNAPEFLQKEFNISVKENHNKSEPVFSVTAVDKDQKGTANSEVVFCLVSQVPHLKPPLFTIDSSSGLIRIAQCLDYEADRTFRLLIRASDRGSPSLSSTATINIAVEDSNNNLPVFTQENYHADVPEGRTKHDILRLKVEDKDNPNTPAWRAKYTIKAGNERGNFAIVTDPKTNAGVLSVVQPLVYGRPSVRRLVIVVENEESFFSCKRVLESIIAPPRLSEVSVNINVTDQNDAPQFDPPILILHRQEGMVPGTRLVQYVAQDPDAAQHRIRYQIVSDPGGWVMINENSGNVTTAKTLDRESPLMNNSTYSIVIHAIDDGIPPLTGTGTIQLHLSDLNDNAPMLVTPYLVVCDGKEKGPFHIQAEDKDSYPYAEPFTFQLEEALEGTENRWRLGESSGNSVDLFMLKSLPPGNYLVPLRIQDLQGFSRQQSLHVRICSCLDGITCEPPLEWAAASLGLSGGAIGTIVAAFLLLILGLPLLLWCSCISEVDNGPAFIPYEAGNQSLIHYNVESQHVLSQDTPDLWNHAKPSSVYANILNEKPPVQELETLNYQNVKIRRKNPHETFLETAAVVLKQKCDDMTTLEDNIVSYMPHVYAEEGILEKSESLWTLSVPEDDKNSLPEDFLGGLEPRFISLGKICSK; this is encoded by the exons ATGAGGATCAGTCCTAAGCCTCACAGCCAGTGGGAGATGGAAGTCCCAGTGCTGAGGATTAGCAGGCAGACATTGGTCTACCACAAAAGGCTTATTAGCTTCCACAAGGCTGCTGCAAAGATGAACCGACCTTtgtggaaaaagaaggaagtgctGGTGAAGCTCAAAAAGGACCCAAACACCCAGGAA GTTCTTGCCATCCATAACTTCCATTATTCCCTGGGCAATGATGTCAGTCAAAATAAGGATCATCCCAAGAGAAGCAAGCAG GATTGGGACCCTTTCAGCAGTCTGCATCCATTGCGTCGCACAAAACGGAGATGGGTCATTACCACTCTTGAACTTGAAGAAGAAGACCATGGCCCATTCCCCAAACTGATTGGAGAG CTCTTCAATAATATATCCCAAGATGCATCCATGAAATATTCAATTCAGGGACCGGGTGTGGATGAATATCCAGAGGTTGGATTGTTTTCTATCAAGGATGATGCCAGCGGACATGTATATGTGCATCGCTCTATAGATCGAGAGAAGACGTCCTCTTTTACa ATACGTTTTGATGTTCATGATAGAACGACTGGAGCAATACTAGACAATTCCTTGTTCTTCAATGTTCAGATTGAGGATATTAATGACAACGCTCCTGAATTTCTCCAAAAGGAATTTAACATTAGCGTGAAAGAAAATCACAACAAAA GTGAACCTGTTTTCAGTGTCACAGCAGTGGATAAGGACCAAAAAGGCACTGCAAATTCTGAAGTGGTATTTTGTCTGGTTTCACAAGTACCTCATCTAAAGCCTCCTCTCTTCACTATTGATTCCTCTAGTGGCTTAATACGCATTGCGCAATGCTTGGATTATGAG GCTGATAGGACTTTCAGACTTCTCATCAGGGCTTCAGACCGTGGATCCCCATCCTTGTCATCAACTGCAACAATCAATATTGCTGTGGAAGATTCTAACAACAATTTGCCTGTATTCACCCAAGAAAAT TATCATGCAGATGTCCCAGAAGGTAGAACCAAACACGATATCCTTCGCCTCAAGGTGGAAGATAAAGATAATCCTAATACACCTGCTTGGAGAGCCAAGTATACGATAAAGGCGGGAAATGAAAGAGGAAACTTTGCCATTGTGACGGATCCTAAAACTAACGCAGGTGTTCTAAGCGTCGTCCAG cctttGGTCTATGGTAGACCTTCTGTGAGGAGACTCGTCATTGTCGTGGAGAACGAAGAGTCCTTCTTTTCCTGTAAGAGAGTCTTAGAGAGCATCATTGCTCCTCCACGATTGTCTGAAGTGTCAGTGAACATTAATGTCACTGATCAAAACGATGCCCCTCAGTTCGATCCTCCAATTCTTATTCTTCACCGCCAAGAAGGGATGGTGCCTGGAACCAGACTTGTGCAATATGTAGCTCAGGATCCAGACGCAGCACAACACAGGATAAG ATACCAAATAGTGTCTGATCCAGGTGGTTGGGTGATGATCAATGAAAATTCTGGAAATGTGACAACTGCCAAAACTCTTGATAGAGAGTCCCCGTTGATGAACAACAGCACATACAGCATTGTGATTCATGCCATCGATGATG GTATTCCACCATTAACCGGCACAGGTACCATCCAACTGCACCTCTCTGACCTTAATGACAATGCTCCAATGCTAGTTACACCATACTTGGTAGTCtgtgatggaaaagaaaagggTCCTTTCCATATACAAGCTGAGGACAAAGATTCCTATCCATATGCAGAACCCTTTACGTTCCAATTGGAAGAAGCTTTGGAGGGTACCGAAAATCGCTGGAGACTAGGAGAGAGCTCTG GTAATTCTGTTGACCTTTTTATGCTGAAAAGCCTCCCTCCTGGCAATTACTTGGTGCCTCTCCGTATACAAGACTTGCAAGGGTTTTCCAGGCAACAGAGTCTGCATGTCAGGATATGTTCTTGTCTGGATGGCATCACATGTGAGCCACCCCTTGAATGGGCAGCTGCATCACTGGGTCTCAGTGGGGGAGCAATTGGCACGATCGTGGCTGCGTTTCTATTATTGATAT TGGGCCTGCCTCTCCTGCTGTGGTGTTCCTGCATCTCAGAAGTGGATAATGGCCCTGCCTTCATTCCATATGAAGCAGGCAACCAATCCCTGATTCACTACAATGTGGAGAGTCAACATGTTTTGTCTCAG GATACACCTGACTTGTGGAACCATGCAAAACCATCCTCAGTGTATGCAAACATTTTGAACGAAAAACCACCAGTTCAAGAG cTGGAAACCTTGAATTATCAGAACGTTAAAATACGCAGGAAAAATCCACATGAGACATTT